The Vidua macroura isolate BioBank_ID:100142 chromosome 11, ASM2450914v1, whole genome shotgun sequence genome includes a region encoding these proteins:
- the LOC128812873 gene encoding hypoxanthine-guanine phosphoribosyltransferase-like → MAHGLQIRDEESGYNKNLFCIPKHYEEDLERVFIPHGLILDRTEHLARDIMQDMGSHHIVALCVLKGGYKFFADLLDHVKALNQNGDKSVPVTVDFVRIKSYCNDSPAEKKISFVGEELSALNGKNVLVVEDIIETGRTMKALLSKIKDKKPRMVKVVSLLVKRTRQSPGYRPDYTGFEIPDKFVVGYALD, encoded by the exons ATGGCTCATGGACTGCAG ATAAGAGATGAGGAAAGCGGCTAcaacaaaaatctgttttgcatTCCAAAGCATTATGAAGAAGATTTAGAAAGAGTCTTCATTCCTCATGGACTCATCCTGGACAG gaCAGAACATTTGGCTAGAGATATCATGCAGGACATGGGAAGTCATCACATTGTTGCACTATGTGTCCTTAAAGGAGGCTATAAATTCTTTGCTGATTTGCTGGACCATGTAAAAGCACTAAATCAAAATGGTGATAAATCTGTGCCTGTTACCGTGGATTTTGTCAGAATAAAAAGCTACTGT AATGATtcacctgcagaaaaaaaaatcagttttgttgGAGAGGAACTGTCTGCACTAAATGGGAAG AATGTGTTAGTAGTAGAG GACATTATTGAGACTGGGAGAACAATGAAAGCactgctttcaaaaataaaagacaagaaACCAAGGATGGTAAAAGTTGTAAG CCTGCTCGTTAAAAGGACACGTCAGAGTCCAGGTTACAGACCAGACT ATACAGGCTTTGAAATTCCAGATAAATTTGTGGTTGGATACGCTCTTGACTAG